The window TTTATGAATCTCTTTATACTTTTCTACTTGATAATAACGAATAAAAAATCCCAGAGACATTATTGTTAATAGTGAATTATATAAAGTAAAATGAAACGTATTTTCTATAAATCTAAGGACTAAGCAAATTGTAAAAACTACAGCTATTTTTATCTTGTTATTATTTATTTTTAAATAACTATATTTCCCAATCAATCCCACTAACCACCCAATTATTAAACTGACTACAATAGATACTGGTATAAGAAATATTTGAGTTTTAAAATCAAAAGTTCCACCATCGAGTTTTTGAAAATATATTGCTAAAAAAGATGTAAATAGAGTAATAGCTATTGTATCATCTGCAGATGCTCCCACTAATAATAACTGTGGAATAGATTTTTTTTGACCAATATTTTTATCTATTAAACTTACCATAGATGGAATCAAAACTGCTGGGCTAACAGCAGCTATAATAAACCCTAAAATAGCTCCTTGAATAAAAGTAAAACCTAAAAAAATAGTTGATAAATATGCTATTGCAAAACCTTCTAAAGTTGCAGGAATAATACTTAACAATATAGCTGGTCGGCCTATTTTTTTTATTTGATCTGCACCTATACCAAGTCCCCCAATAAATAAAACGATTATTAAAGCTATATCTTTTAAAATTGGTGCTAATTCAAGAGCTAACTCTGGTGTTTTATTTAAACCATATGGTCCAATTAAAACTCCTGCAATCATCATTCCAATTAAAGACGGGAACTTAATCTTTTCAAAAATCTTCCCTACATAATTTGAATAAAATGCTAAAAAAATAAAAAAAAGTAAAACAATAAAGTAATTCATCTCTCTCCTCCTTGAAATAAAAAAGACTCCTACCCTTAAAAAAGAGTAGGAGTCATTAGCTTTCGCGTTTAAT of the Cetobacterium somerae ATCC BAA-474 genome contains:
- a CDS encoding cation:proton antiporter; protein product: MNYFIVLLFFIFLAFYSNYVGKIFEKIKFPSLIGMMIAGVLIGPYGLNKTPELALELAPILKDIALIIVLFIGGLGIGADQIKKIGRPAILLSIIPATLEGFAIAYLSTIFLGFTFIQGAILGFIIAAVSPAVLIPSMVSLIDKNIGQKKSIPQLLLVGASADDTIAITLFTSFLAIYFQKLDGGTFDFKTQIFLIPVSIVVSLIIGWLVGLIGKYSYLKINNNKIKIAVVFTICLVLRFIENTFHFTLYNSLLTIMSLGFFIRYYQVEKYKEIHKGMNEIWKYGKIYLFTFVGMAINPGLVGGYFFIGLTILTYSLSIRSIGVLIALIGTNLTYRERLFCVIAYLPKATVQSAKAGIPLQMGVVGGEVMQAIAILSVLITAPLGAIGINSTYKKLLENS